One segment of Rhodopirellula baltica SH 1 DNA contains the following:
- a CDS encoding Flp family type IVb pilin, with the protein MSQRPFLRSIQRFLLEEDGPTAVEYAVMLSLIIVTASVGISILVTETSNSLQNSSDAIAN; encoded by the coding sequence ATGTCCCAAAGACCCTTCTTGCGATCGATCCAGCGATTTTTGCTCGAAGAAGATGGCCCGACCGCTGTTGAATACGCCGTGATGCTGTCACTGATTATCGTGACCGCTTCGGTGGGTATCAGCATTTTGGTCACCGAGACGAGTAACAGTTTGCAGAACTCGTCCGACGCCATCGCTAACTGA
- a CDS encoding NINE protein, whose protein sequence is MPQPSRIFCDANIRMQRSAMSTTHNHPQPSAPSSQGYMPSPETHSIVIGYIVWIFGFFGAHRFYYGKQITGTIWFFTLGLAGIGWLIDLFLIPRMDRRAQRRFTSGPVDYTMAWILLTFLGLFGIHRFYLEKWITGVIYLLTGGLFGVGWLYDLWTLNEQVDQYNRRA, encoded by the coding sequence GTGCCTCAGCCATCGCGAATTTTTTGCGATGCGAACATCCGAATGCAGCGAAGTGCCATGTCGACGACACACAACCACCCACAGCCCTCAGCGCCTTCCTCGCAAGGTTACATGCCGTCGCCCGAAACGCATTCCATTGTGATCGGGTACATCGTCTGGATCTTTGGCTTCTTTGGAGCACACCGTTTCTATTACGGGAAGCAGATCACAGGAACGATTTGGTTTTTTACCCTGGGTCTAGCCGGGATTGGCTGGCTGATTGATTTGTTCTTGATTCCAAGGATGGATCGGCGTGCTCAAAGACGCTTCACGTCGGGCCCGGTGGACTACACCATGGCCTGGATTCTGCTGACGTTTTTGGGTCTCTTCGGCATCCACCGTTTCTATCTCGAAAAGTGGATCACCGGCGTTATCTATTTGCTCACCGGTGGGCTGTTTGGCGTCGGTTGGCTGTACGACCTGTGGACGCTGAACGAACAAGTCGATCAATACAATCGCCGGGCGTGA
- the der gene encoding ribosome biogenesis GTPase Der, with amino-acid sequence MPVPQVAIVGRPNVGKSSLFNWLARRRLAIVDNFEGVTRDRMTTLIESDDQFFELIDTGGMGVEDADDLTSDVRRQIDMAIASADVILLVVDVQTGLMPLDEEVVERLRGVERPVILVANKADQEHQDIHADEFRRLGRGHLITVSTTQNRHRDDLIQVIVDRLPEKDEDLVAPESSMKIAIVGRRNVGKSTFVNTLAESDRMIVSEVAGTTRDSVDVRFEIDGQTFLAIDTPGLRKRKSIRTDLDFYGTHRAQRSVRRADVVLMFFDALEKTSKVDKQLVGYIMEHHKPVIFVVNKWDKVDKEVPTERWVKYLRHQFTTLSYAPIAFITGQTGRNVKAVMNHAAMLYKQAQSRVSTGELNRILRAAIEQHPPAMYQGRRPKIFYATQVSTEPPTVVVMCSDPKALTHDYQRYLIGWMRDHLPFGEVPIKLYMQQRSRSEAKAERSGQGRSLES; translated from the coding sequence ATGCCTGTCCCTCAAGTCGCCATCGTCGGCCGCCCCAATGTCGGCAAGAGCAGCCTGTTCAACTGGCTCGCTCGCCGTCGGCTCGCCATCGTCGATAACTTCGAAGGTGTGACTCGCGATCGCATGACCACACTGATCGAGTCTGACGATCAGTTCTTTGAACTAATCGATACGGGCGGCATGGGGGTCGAAGATGCCGACGACCTGACCAGCGACGTACGGCGGCAAATCGACATGGCCATCGCTTCGGCCGACGTGATTTTGCTGGTCGTCGATGTTCAGACCGGATTGATGCCACTCGATGAGGAAGTTGTCGAACGCCTGCGTGGTGTGGAACGACCTGTGATCTTGGTTGCCAACAAGGCCGACCAAGAGCACCAGGACATTCATGCGGATGAATTTCGACGCCTCGGACGAGGTCACCTGATCACGGTCAGCACCACACAAAACCGACACCGTGATGACTTGATCCAAGTCATCGTGGATCGACTGCCGGAGAAAGATGAGGATTTGGTCGCCCCTGAATCTTCGATGAAGATCGCGATCGTTGGCCGTCGGAACGTCGGGAAGAGCACCTTTGTCAACACGCTCGCCGAATCCGATCGGATGATCGTCAGCGAGGTGGCCGGTACCACGCGAGACAGCGTGGACGTGCGATTCGAAATCGATGGACAAACGTTTCTGGCGATCGATACACCTGGTTTGCGAAAACGCAAATCCATACGAACGGACTTGGATTTCTACGGAACCCACCGCGCTCAACGCAGCGTCCGACGCGCCGACGTTGTGCTGATGTTCTTTGACGCCTTGGAAAAGACCAGCAAGGTCGACAAGCAACTTGTTGGCTACATCATGGAGCATCACAAACCGGTGATCTTTGTGGTCAACAAATGGGACAAGGTTGACAAAGAGGTTCCAACCGAACGTTGGGTCAAATACCTGCGTCACCAATTCACCACGCTGTCCTACGCACCGATTGCGTTCATCACTGGACAAACCGGACGCAATGTCAAAGCGGTGATGAACCACGCCGCGATGCTTTACAAACAAGCCCAAAGCCGAGTGTCGACGGGCGAACTGAACCGAATTTTGCGAGCGGCGATCGAGCAGCATCCGCCCGCGATGTACCAAGGCCGTCGACCGAAGATCTTCTATGCCACGCAGGTTTCGACCGAACCACCAACGGTCGTTGTGATGTGCAGTGATCCCAAGGCTTTGACCCACGACTACCAACGCTACCTGATTGGTTGGATGCGGGATCACCTGCCGTTCGGCGAAGTTCCGATCAAGCTCTACATGCAACAACGCAGCCGATCAGAAGCCAAAGCGGAACGATCCGGGCAAGGTCGCTCGTTGGAATCCTAG
- a CDS encoding M1 family metallopeptidase, giving the protein MRFRSIPLSRVLAPAFSFRFSTAMVCLAVALAGLLTAVAPSTASAQPLPNPKHSDPTDKFHPLEPWLPTPNVYRTASGAPGSQYWQQRADYKIDVSLNDENQSLSGTCEITYHNQSPDTLDYLWVQLDQNRFNNDSVAITSKSAPGIGSQATFKFVETMLAQQAFDGGYKISSVTDGKGGEIDHLIVDTMMRVDLAKPLPPGKSTQLKIEYSYNIVDATVIRARGGYEFFEKDKNYIYEIAQWFPRMAAYTDYTGWQHHQFLGSGEFTLELGDYDVRIDVPADMVVASTGTLKNTDDVLKPEWKTRLAKMKKGEDLEFIVTPEEAKENEKSKSKERATWNFTAKNVRDFAFAASRKFIWDAMPVKVGDQTVLAMSYYPNEAEPLWSQYSSESIAHTLEVYGRYSFEYPYEVAISVNGPVYGMEYPMICFNGPRPEDDGTYSKATKYGLISVIIHEVGHNFFPMIVNSDERQWTWMDEGLNTFLQYLTEQEWEDNYPSRRGPPEKIVPYMRGSNQRPIMTSSDEILQFGSNAYGKPATALNILRETVLGRERFDFAFSQYANRWKFKRPTPSDFFRTMEDASGTDLDWFWRGWFYSTDHVDVAIEGIELYLIDSGDPDEAAERKRKKKDAREDSISDERNRELPLRRRIEWRPGLKDFYNAPDYDEDKVEENDRKNYQKFLDKLDDEQRAMLRRTTRFYVVHLSNKGGLVMPVPMRIHYADSTSEDVQLPAEIWRVNSKEVKRLFLSEKEIVRLEIDPKREIADTDGGNNHWPPKLEPSRFKLYQSGKSSNPMRKAAEKEKAAEKQKAEEEKKKAASADKPSDEASKKSDEGKKPKGEGEKDEPAKPKKKDEAAEAEPKAAKDKKENEAEADSPEATDE; this is encoded by the coding sequence ATGCGATTTCGATCGATCCCGCTTTCACGTGTTTTGGCTCCCGCGTTCAGTTTTCGATTCTCCACCGCGATGGTTTGTTTGGCCGTCGCATTGGCAGGATTGCTGACCGCGGTCGCACCGAGCACCGCGTCCGCACAACCGTTGCCCAACCCAAAACACAGCGACCCGACGGACAAGTTCCATCCATTGGAACCATGGTTGCCGACGCCGAACGTTTATCGAACCGCTTCGGGTGCTCCCGGTTCTCAGTACTGGCAACAACGGGCCGACTACAAAATTGACGTCTCACTGAACGATGAGAATCAATCGCTCAGCGGCACCTGCGAGATCACCTATCACAACCAATCGCCTGACACGCTGGACTACCTTTGGGTCCAACTCGATCAAAACCGATTCAACAACGATTCGGTTGCCATCACCAGCAAGTCGGCTCCCGGGATCGGCTCGCAAGCCACTTTCAAGTTCGTCGAAACCATGTTGGCTCAACAAGCCTTCGATGGCGGCTACAAAATCAGTTCCGTGACCGACGGAAAAGGTGGCGAGATCGATCACCTGATCGTCGACACGATGATGCGAGTGGATTTGGCCAAGCCATTGCCGCCGGGCAAGTCGACCCAACTGAAAATCGAATACAGCTACAACATTGTTGATGCGACAGTCATTCGAGCTCGCGGTGGCTACGAGTTCTTCGAAAAGGACAAGAACTACATCTACGAAATCGCTCAGTGGTTCCCACGGATGGCCGCCTACACCGACTACACCGGATGGCAACATCATCAGTTCTTGGGTTCAGGCGAATTCACATTGGAACTGGGTGACTACGACGTCCGGATTGATGTTCCAGCGGACATGGTGGTTGCTTCCACGGGAACGCTTAAAAACACAGACGACGTTCTCAAACCGGAATGGAAGACGCGTTTGGCAAAGATGAAGAAGGGCGAAGACCTCGAATTCATCGTCACCCCAGAAGAAGCCAAAGAGAACGAAAAATCCAAATCCAAAGAACGTGCGACTTGGAATTTCACCGCCAAGAATGTTCGCGATTTCGCGTTCGCTGCCAGTCGCAAATTCATCTGGGATGCGATGCCCGTCAAAGTCGGCGACCAGACCGTTCTAGCAATGTCTTATTATCCCAACGAAGCCGAACCGTTGTGGAGCCAATACAGCAGCGAATCAATCGCCCACACATTGGAAGTCTACGGCCGCTATTCCTTTGAATACCCGTACGAAGTGGCCATCAGCGTCAACGGGCCTGTATACGGGATGGAATACCCGATGATCTGCTTCAACGGCCCGCGTCCCGAGGACGACGGTACGTACAGCAAAGCGACCAAGTACGGTTTGATCAGCGTCATCATTCACGAAGTCGGCCACAACTTCTTCCCAATGATCGTCAACAGTGACGAGCGTCAGTGGACGTGGATGGACGAAGGCCTCAACACGTTCCTTCAGTACCTGACCGAACAAGAGTGGGAAGACAACTACCCATCGCGTCGCGGCCCACCGGAAAAGATCGTCCCTTACATGCGGGGCAGCAACCAACGTCCGATCATGACCAGCAGCGATGAAATCCTGCAGTTCGGCTCCAACGCATACGGAAAACCCGCGACAGCTCTGAACATCCTTCGCGAAACCGTCTTGGGACGAGAACGATTCGATTTTGCGTTCTCGCAATATGCGAATCGGTGGAAATTCAAACGGCCAACGCCAAGTGATTTCTTCCGCACCATGGAAGACGCTTCCGGCACCGATTTGGATTGGTTCTGGCGAGGTTGGTTCTACAGCACCGATCACGTTGACGTTGCGATCGAAGGCATCGAACTGTATTTGATCGACAGCGGCGATCCAGACGAAGCCGCCGAGCGAAAACGCAAAAAGAAAGATGCTCGTGAAGATTCAATCTCTGATGAACGCAACCGCGAGTTGCCACTTCGCCGCCGCATCGAATGGCGTCCCGGCTTGAAGGATTTCTACAACGCGCCGGACTACGACGAAGACAAGGTCGAGGAAAACGATCGCAAGAACTATCAAAAGTTCTTGGACAAACTCGATGACGAACAACGTGCCATGCTTCGCCGGACCACTCGGTTCTACGTGGTGCACCTGTCCAACAAGGGCGGATTGGTGATGCCGGTGCCAATGCGAATCCACTACGCAGACAGCACCTCCGAAGACGTTCAGCTACCAGCCGAAATCTGGCGAGTGAACAGCAAGGAAGTGAAGCGGTTGTTCCTGAGCGAAAAAGAAATCGTTCGTTTGGAGATCGATCCAAAGCGAGAAATCGCGGACACCGACGGCGGAAACAATCATTGGCCTCCAAAGTTGGAACCTAGCCGTTTCAAGCTTTATCAATCCGGAAAATCCAGCAACCCGATGCGAAAGGCCGCCGAAAAAGAAAAGGCCGCCGAAAAGCAGAAGGCAGAGGAAGAAAAGAAGAAAGCCGCTTCCGCAGATAAACCCTCTGACGAAGCTTCCAAGAAATCAGACGAAGGCAAGAAGCCAAAGGGCGAAGGCGAAAAAGACGAACCAGCAAAACCCAAGAAGAAGGATGAAGCTGCCGAGGCTGAGCCCAAGGCAGCCAAAGACAAGAAAGAAAACGAAGCCGAAGCAGATTCGCCGGAGGCCACCGACGAATGA
- a CDS encoding ParA family protein translates to MRSIAVINQKGGVGKTTSSVNLAAALARSGRRVCVMDLDPQAHASLHLGITAIDGSVPSMYEVLCSDVSLSEARQQVGENLFVVPSNLDLAAAEMELAGEVGREMILSDKLADDEEEFDYLVLDCPPSLGVLTLNALVAVEEVFLPLQPHFLALHGLSKLLRTIEVVSRRMNNKLRLSGVVLCMYDANTRLAAEVSTDIDEFFAASKDGREFFSGAKFFDTRIRRNIRLAEAPSFGQSIFDYSSESNGAIDYQSLAEEVLAQEVASVRKTSSVSTQSARMAA, encoded by the coding sequence ATGCGATCAATCGCTGTCATCAACCAAAAAGGTGGTGTGGGCAAAACGACCAGCAGCGTCAATTTGGCCGCCGCTCTCGCTCGATCCGGTCGTCGCGTCTGTGTGATGGATTTGGATCCCCAAGCCCACGCGTCATTGCACCTTGGGATCACCGCCATCGACGGAAGCGTGCCTTCGATGTACGAGGTTCTGTGCAGCGATGTTTCGCTGTCGGAAGCCCGCCAACAAGTCGGTGAAAACCTCTTCGTTGTGCCATCCAACTTGGACTTGGCCGCCGCAGAAATGGAACTGGCCGGTGAAGTCGGTCGCGAGATGATTCTCAGCGACAAGCTCGCCGACGATGAAGAAGAATTTGACTACTTGGTTTTGGATTGCCCACCGAGCCTGGGTGTGCTCACGTTGAATGCATTGGTCGCGGTTGAAGAAGTGTTCTTGCCGCTGCAGCCACACTTTTTGGCGCTGCACGGTTTGTCCAAATTGCTTCGTACGATCGAAGTCGTTTCTCGCCGGATGAACAACAAGTTGCGACTCAGCGGAGTCGTTTTGTGCATGTATGACGCCAACACGCGTTTGGCCGCGGAAGTCAGCACCGACATCGATGAGTTCTTCGCCGCATCCAAAGATGGTCGCGAATTCTTCTCCGGTGCCAAGTTCTTTGACACTCGAATTCGTCGCAATATTCGCTTGGCAGAAGCTCCCAGTTTTGGACAATCGATCTTCGATTATTCCAGCGAAAGCAATGGGGCAATTGACTATCAATCGCTCGCCGAAGAAGTGCTGGCACAAGAAGTCGCCAGCGTTCGCAAAACGTCGAGTGTTTCGACTCAAAGTGCTCGCATGGCCGCCTGA
- a CDS encoding Na+/H+ antiporter NhaC family protein: MTDGIESLLPPAVAIILALLTRRVLFPLAIGIFVGTWLLASKEDGGVASTLIQSSKQFFFTIDQSVRDWDHLHVLAFTLLLGGMVGVLESAGSMARMISGWTRRVSTRRGGQTLIGFTGLLIFFDDYANTLLVGGTMRTTAERYGISRAKLAYLVDSTAAPVAGLTLVSTWVATELSYLQTGLTDAGIETTNMTFSVFLHSLPYRFYPLLALWFVFVIARSGRDFGPMWAEENTASRKPIHPYRWTSSTSWRDTFAAVMPIVICLIVISGVLVWTGLQTPIEGEMSTWQTFGHVIGNGNSYLALVAGGAAGLIVAGTLAMLLSKVSWELVAMGTAQGMFQMLPAMAVLWLAWGLSSLTATEQLNTGGYLASILDTRLPVEWLPTCVFLLAAFIAFSTGTSWGTMAILTPLSVALSVNLQEAALAASDTVAMAGLQSTTTASLAMSPICLATFSSVLAGAIFGDHCSPLSDTTVLSSRACDCNHVLHVRTQMPYALVVGVTCILFGTLPASWGISPWISLLVSAAVLWLIVRVLGKPPQTAAP; encoded by the coding sequence ATGACCGACGGCATCGAATCACTCTTGCCGCCCGCCGTCGCGATCATCCTGGCCCTGCTCACTCGCCGAGTCCTGTTTCCTCTCGCGATCGGCATTTTCGTCGGCACTTGGTTGCTGGCTTCCAAAGAAGACGGTGGCGTAGCTAGCACACTCATTCAATCGTCGAAGCAGTTCTTCTTCACGATCGATCAATCCGTTCGCGATTGGGACCACCTTCACGTTCTCGCCTTCACATTGCTTCTCGGCGGAATGGTGGGTGTTTTGGAATCAGCGGGAAGCATGGCACGGATGATCTCCGGGTGGACCCGCCGTGTGTCAACTCGCCGAGGCGGTCAAACATTGATTGGCTTCACCGGCTTGCTGATATTCTTTGATGACTACGCCAACACGTTGCTAGTTGGTGGCACCATGCGGACCACGGCGGAACGCTATGGCATATCGAGAGCCAAGCTGGCTTATTTGGTTGACTCCACCGCTGCTCCTGTTGCTGGCCTAACCCTCGTGAGCACATGGGTCGCGACCGAACTGAGTTACCTGCAGACTGGATTGACCGACGCGGGGATCGAAACGACGAACATGACATTCTCGGTTTTCTTGCATAGCCTTCCCTATCGCTTCTATCCGCTTTTGGCGTTGTGGTTTGTCTTCGTCATCGCCCGATCGGGAAGAGATTTCGGTCCGATGTGGGCGGAAGAAAACACCGCCTCTCGCAAGCCAATCCATCCTTACCGCTGGACATCTTCGACATCCTGGCGAGACACCTTCGCGGCGGTCATGCCAATTGTGATTTGCTTGATCGTCATCAGCGGAGTGCTCGTCTGGACCGGATTGCAAACTCCCATCGAAGGCGAGATGTCGACCTGGCAAACCTTTGGCCACGTTATTGGCAATGGCAACTCTTACTTGGCGCTTGTTGCCGGTGGCGCCGCGGGCCTCATCGTCGCCGGAACACTTGCAATGCTGCTGAGCAAAGTGTCATGGGAACTGGTCGCGATGGGCACCGCGCAAGGCATGTTTCAAATGCTGCCGGCGATGGCAGTGCTTTGGTTGGCGTGGGGGCTTTCCTCACTCACCGCGACGGAACAACTCAACACCGGCGGTTATCTTGCATCCATTCTGGACACACGTCTTCCCGTGGAATGGCTCCCCACGTGCGTGTTCCTGCTGGCGGCGTTCATCGCCTTTTCCACCGGAACCAGTTGGGGCACGATGGCGATTTTAACTCCACTGTCTGTTGCCTTGTCCGTCAACTTGCAAGAAGCCGCGTTGGCAGCATCGGATACGGTGGCGATGGCGGGGTTGCAATCAACCACGACGGCTTCCCTCGCCATGTCGCCAATCTGTCTAGCGACGTTCAGCAGCGTGCTTGCCGGTGCCATCTTTGGCGATCACTGTTCACCGCTATCTGACACAACGGTGCTGTCCAGTCGTGCTTGTGACTGCAATCACGTGCTGCACGTGCGAACGCAAATGCCTTACGCGTTGGTAGTCGGCGTCACCTGCATTTTGTTTGGAACGCTACCGGCATCGTGGGGCATTTCACCTTGGATCAGTTTACTGGTCTCCGCCGCAGTGCTCTGGTTGATCGTTCGCGTGCTCGGCAAACCTCCCCAAACCGCAGCACCCTAG
- a CDS encoding DUF6702 family protein, with amino-acid sequence MIAFVTSCWLVLSGMLLHPTQETLCELQWNPETERIEIAFRLSLADEERLIKEANSTLSKSGEHSPETATGEKSRVDLKPQQLAFGRHMTFANDDACLPAPKLENAAKYRWVGRREEGIHVWWFAEYEVSKPKDGKVVPPSHVRCDLFVDTARNTVHPGGHGPHDAFQNTFVILGHPVPVSAVITPREPVAELKWPD; translated from the coding sequence ATGATTGCGTTTGTCACTTCTTGTTGGCTGGTACTCAGTGGGATGCTATTGCATCCCACTCAGGAAACCTTGTGCGAACTGCAGTGGAATCCTGAAACCGAGCGAATCGAAATTGCGTTTCGACTATCGCTCGCCGATGAAGAACGCTTGATAAAGGAAGCAAATTCGACGCTTTCAAAATCAGGCGAACACAGTCCTGAGACGGCAACCGGCGAGAAATCACGCGTTGACCTGAAACCTCAACAGTTGGCATTTGGCAGACACATGACGTTTGCCAATGACGACGCGTGTCTTCCTGCTCCGAAGCTTGAAAACGCCGCGAAATATCGCTGGGTGGGACGCCGAGAAGAAGGCATCCACGTCTGGTGGTTCGCGGAATACGAGGTTTCAAAACCGAAGGATGGCAAAGTCGTACCGCCCAGTCACGTGCGATGCGATTTGTTCGTCGACACCGCTCGAAACACGGTGCATCCTGGTGGGCATGGACCTCACGACGCGTTTCAGAACACGTTTGTGATCTTGGGCCATCCAGTTCCAGTTTCCGCGGTCATCACACCGCGGGAACCGGTCGCTGAATTGAAGTGGCCTGACTGA
- a CDS encoding uracil-DNA glycosylase encodes MLELPRNDRFFDAKTPLQLLMTSSENDLDPGETHEAAGELLAHLQRVGIRFIPQPKAESVESWKSRWIQDAASSESPSPVAAASSPQPSPQASAAGSSIGPEVKTPPRAPEGRLQPVESFSACDDPYPGTSLPIAERENQLTNLASVVAGCTKCTLLAKCRTQTVFGEGNPAARFAFFGEAPGADEDRLGRPFIGKAGQLLDKMVQACKLQREDIYLLNTVKCRPPENRNPEPTELANCREYFEQQLQILRPEYIVCLGAVSAHSLLKTKLSIGRLRQRFHQYHESKVLVIYHPAYLLRNPDAKKAAWADLQMLMRDAGLA; translated from the coding sequence TTGCTCGAACTTCCCCGCAATGACCGTTTTTTTGACGCGAAAACGCCTCTCCAGTTGCTCATGACCTCCTCAGAAAACGACCTCGACCCCGGCGAAACTCACGAAGCCGCCGGAGAACTGCTGGCTCACCTGCAGCGGGTTGGCATTCGTTTTATTCCCCAACCCAAGGCGGAATCGGTCGAATCGTGGAAATCACGCTGGATCCAGGATGCTGCCTCATCTGAATCACCATCGCCCGTCGCAGCAGCGTCCAGCCCGCAACCATCTCCTCAAGCATCCGCCGCTGGCTCGTCGATCGGGCCCGAGGTCAAAACGCCTCCGCGAGCCCCCGAAGGCAGGCTGCAACCGGTCGAATCCTTCTCCGCATGCGACGATCCCTACCCCGGGACCAGCTTGCCGATTGCGGAACGCGAAAACCAGTTGACGAATTTGGCATCGGTTGTCGCCGGATGCACCAAATGCACCTTGCTGGCCAAGTGCCGGACCCAAACCGTCTTTGGCGAAGGAAATCCAGCCGCGAGATTCGCGTTCTTTGGCGAAGCTCCCGGAGCCGACGAGGATCGATTGGGACGGCCGTTCATCGGGAAGGCTGGGCAATTGCTCGACAAAATGGTTCAGGCCTGCAAGCTTCAGCGGGAAGACATCTATCTGCTGAACACGGTCAAGTGCCGACCGCCTGAGAACCGAAACCCCGAGCCGACCGAATTGGCGAATTGCCGCGAATACTTTGAGCAACAACTTCAAATCCTGCGTCCCGAATACATCGTGTGTCTCGGTGCGGTTAGTGCTCATTCACTGCTGAAGACCAAGCTTTCCATTGGTCGACTTCGGCAACGCTTTCACCAATACCACGAAAGCAAAGTGTTGGTGATCTATCACCCGGCGTACTTGCTGAGAAATCCAGACGCAAAAAAAGCAGCCTGGGCCGATCTGCAGATGCTGATGCGAGACGCGGGTTTAGCCTGA
- the fliG gene encoding flagellar motor switch protein FliG, which translates to MGIADDRGLTKAAILLMSLPTKVAAKVLGQLPPRLIETISIKIAQIDSVGGDEQEVVIAEFLTSKASSIYASPGGLERAKELIKEALGRDAGELIGNLQQTIEAMPFGFVKKVDTQTLLQFIGEEHPQTIALLLSHVPSSYAAEVLAGLDPVKQLEVIRRIASIGRTSPTAVSELERGLELRLSNMVNQQHSNTGGVESVAEILNVVERAIERTIMESLGREDPELSEDIRRLMFVFEDISKLGDRDIQALLKNVETAQWAMALKGASEALQQKVLRNMSSRAAENLQEEMGYLGSVRISEVEAVQQKIVDIVRHLEDTGEISRPTGEAEEEYVT; encoded by the coding sequence ATGGGTATTGCTGACGATCGCGGATTGACGAAAGCGGCAATCTTGCTGATGAGCCTTCCCACGAAGGTCGCGGCAAAGGTCCTCGGTCAACTTCCGCCGCGATTGATCGAAACGATCAGCATCAAAATCGCCCAAATCGACTCGGTTGGTGGTGACGAACAAGAAGTCGTGATCGCTGAGTTTTTGACCAGCAAAGCGAGCTCAATCTACGCCAGCCCGGGTGGATTGGAACGAGCCAAGGAACTGATCAAAGAAGCCCTTGGGCGAGACGCCGGCGAACTGATCGGCAATCTTCAGCAAACGATCGAAGCGATGCCTTTTGGCTTCGTCAAAAAGGTCGATACACAGACGCTGCTGCAGTTTATCGGCGAAGAACACCCGCAAACGATCGCCTTGTTGCTGTCTCACGTGCCGTCGTCCTATGCGGCGGAAGTGCTTGCGGGGCTAGACCCCGTGAAACAGCTAGAAGTCATTCGCCGTATCGCATCGATCGGCCGCACCAGTCCGACGGCAGTTTCTGAACTGGAACGTGGGTTGGAACTTCGCCTCAGCAACATGGTCAACCAGCAACACAGCAACACTGGTGGTGTCGAAAGCGTCGCTGAGATCCTCAACGTGGTCGAACGTGCAATCGAACGGACCATCATGGAATCTCTGGGTCGTGAAGATCCGGAGTTGTCAGAAGACATCCGACGATTGATGTTTGTCTTCGAAGACATTTCCAAGCTGGGCGACCGCGACATCCAAGCGTTGCTGAAGAATGTCGAAACCGCTCAGTGGGCGATGGCATTGAAGGGTGCCAGCGAAGCTTTGCAGCAGAAAGTGCTGCGAAACATGAGTTCACGCGCAGCCGAGAACTTGCAGGAAGAAATGGGCTATCTGGGCAGCGTTCGGATCAGCGAAGTCGAAGCCGTCCAACAAAAGATCGTCGATATCGTCCGACATCTCGAAGACACCGGCGAAATCTCACGCCCAACCGGCGAAGCCGAAGAAGAGTACGTTACCTAA
- a CDS encoding TIM barrel protein: MGWCFKPMPVMTLAAEAKKIGYVALEGVGAEHYPAIKEMGLEISLVGSHGFQKGPLDPANHKAVEESLRKGIDLAVKYGAPSVITFTGMQTPGITDEAAFQNCVDCWKRVTPYAEQNGIQIVLEHLNSVDDSHPMKGHPGYWGDDIHRCVDLIRAVDSPAMKLLFDIYHVQIMHGDVIRHLRRYHEFVGHYHTAGNPGRGELDFNQEINYPPIIRAIRETGYTGYLAQEFIPTHPDPIASLSQAFTLCNT, from the coding sequence ATGGGTTGGTGTTTCAAGCCAATGCCGGTGATGACATTGGCCGCCGAAGCAAAGAAGATCGGCTACGTCGCGTTGGAAGGCGTGGGCGCCGAACACTACCCAGCGATCAAAGAAATGGGTCTGGAGATTTCACTCGTTGGTAGCCACGGTTTTCAAAAAGGCCCTCTTGATCCGGCCAACCACAAAGCCGTCGAAGAATCGCTTCGCAAGGGAATCGACCTGGCCGTGAAGTACGGTGCGCCATCGGTCATCACATTCACTGGCATGCAAACACCGGGAATCACGGACGAAGCCGCATTTCAGAATTGCGTGGACTGTTGGAAGAGGGTGACTCCCTACGCGGAGCAAAATGGCATTCAAATCGTGTTGGAACATCTTAATAGCGTGGACGATTCCCATCCGATGAAAGGTCACCCCGGGTACTGGGGCGACGACATTCATCGGTGCGTGGATTTGATCCGAGCGGTCGATTCACCGGCAATGAAACTGCTGTTCGACATCTACCACGTGCAAATCATGCATGGGGACGTGATCCGTCATCTACGCCGCTATCACGAATTTGTGGGGCATTATCACACCGCCGGCAATCCGGGCCGCGGAGAGCTGGATTTTAACCAGGAAATCAACTATCCACCTATCATCAGGGCGATTCGCGAGACCGGTTATACTGGCTACCTCGCCCAAGAATTCATTCCCACGCACCCGGACCCGATCGCCTCTCTCAGCCAAGCCTTCACGTTGTGTAATACCTGA